One genomic region from Jiangella sp. DSM 45060 encodes:
- a CDS encoding type IV toxin-antitoxin system AbiEi family antitoxin domain-containing protein has translation MDLDDVLARQRGVISRAQALAAGLTAARLRWLVESGRWQRVHAHTFATFTGPLPYEAQVWAAILRVGAGSVASHRTAAHLDGLCDDPGPVVHVTAPVERHVRTKIDGVRVHYAHRLPHTRHPSKNPPRTRLDDTVLDLVDVASHPREAEGWVTAACQRRLTTPERLADALGRRKKIRWRPMTEAMLADVASGAQSPLELRHLRRVERAHGLPTGCRQHRLAGSRVIWIDVDYDDFRLRVELDGRVGHTGEGRFRDRHRDNRATVDGHATLRYGHADVFGDPCGVAAEHVRVLRARGWRGTPRACGPSCRVRPHDHQGRVPVKVSTKVRLGTRKRTATAMMPRKVRSARTRRR, from the coding sequence GTGGATCTCGACGACGTTCTGGCGCGGCAGCGGGGCGTGATCAGCCGTGCGCAGGCGCTGGCCGCCGGGCTGACGGCCGCGCGGTTGCGGTGGCTCGTGGAGTCGGGCCGCTGGCAGCGCGTCCACGCGCACACATTCGCGACGTTCACCGGTCCGCTGCCGTACGAGGCGCAGGTGTGGGCGGCGATCCTGCGCGTCGGCGCGGGTTCCGTGGCCAGCCATCGCACCGCCGCCCACCTCGACGGCCTCTGCGACGACCCCGGACCGGTCGTCCACGTCACCGCGCCCGTCGAACGGCACGTCCGCACCAAGATCGACGGCGTGCGCGTCCACTACGCGCACCGGCTGCCACACACCCGGCACCCGTCGAAGAACCCGCCCCGGACCCGACTCGACGACACCGTCCTCGACCTCGTCGACGTCGCATCGCATCCGCGCGAGGCGGAGGGCTGGGTGACGGCGGCCTGCCAACGTCGTCTGACCACGCCGGAACGGCTGGCCGACGCGTTGGGACGGCGCAAGAAGATCCGCTGGCGACCCATGACCGAAGCCATGCTCGCCGACGTCGCGTCCGGCGCCCAGTCACCGCTCGAGCTGCGCCACCTGCGCCGCGTCGAACGCGCGCACGGCCTGCCCACCGGCTGCCGCCAACACCGCCTCGCCGGCAGCCGCGTCATCTGGATCGACGTCGACTACGACGACTTCCGGCTCCGGGTCGAACTGGACGGACGCGTCGGACACACCGGCGAAGGCCGCTTCCGCGACCGGCACCGCGACAACCGCGCCACCGTCGACGGCCACGCCACCCTCCGATACGGCCACGCCGACGTCTTCGGCGACCCCTGCGGCGTCGCCGCCGAACACGTCCGAGTCCTGCGAGCCCGCGGCTGGAGGGGAACACCACGCGCGTGCGGCCCGTCCTGCCGCGTCCGCCCCCATGATCATCAAGGGAGGGTGCCGGTGAAGGTGAGCACGAAGGTCAGGCTCGGCACCAGGAAGAGGACGGCGACGGCGATGATGCCGCGGAAGGTCCGCTCGGCCCGGACGAGGCGCCGGTAG
- a CDS encoding 2-hydroxy-3-oxopropionate reductase, whose product MTAIGFIGLGVMGGPMAANLVRAGFDVTGFNRSPAKVERLVAAGGRGAASAAEAAEGADVVITVLPDSPDVEAVLLDGVLDVLAPGAVVVDMSTIRPDVARSLATAGDERGIRVLDAPVSGGEQGAVDATLSIMVGGDAAAFEAARPVFDALGRTVVHVGPPGAGQTVKAANQLIVAGTLQLVAEALVFLDAHGVDRSRAVEVLAGGLAGSAVLDRKATAMLAHEFTPGFRVDLHHKDLGIVTAAARDAGVAIPAGSLAATLMAALRAQGHGDLDHSALLLQVEQLSGRSAP is encoded by the coding sequence ATGACGGCGATCGGCTTCATCGGACTCGGCGTCATGGGCGGGCCGATGGCGGCCAACCTGGTGCGGGCCGGGTTCGACGTCACCGGGTTCAACCGCAGCCCGGCGAAGGTCGAGCGGCTCGTCGCCGCGGGCGGGCGAGGCGCGGCGTCGGCGGCCGAGGCGGCCGAGGGCGCCGACGTCGTCATCACCGTGCTGCCCGACTCCCCCGACGTCGAGGCCGTCCTGCTGGACGGCGTGCTCGACGTGCTCGCGCCCGGCGCCGTCGTCGTCGACATGAGCACGATCCGCCCGGACGTCGCCCGGTCGCTGGCCACGGCCGGCGACGAGCGCGGCATACGGGTGCTGGACGCCCCGGTCAGCGGCGGCGAGCAGGGCGCCGTCGACGCGACGCTGTCGATCATGGTGGGCGGCGACGCCGCGGCGTTCGAGGCGGCCCGGCCGGTGTTCGACGCGCTCGGACGCACCGTCGTCCACGTCGGACCGCCCGGCGCCGGCCAGACCGTCAAGGCGGCCAACCAGCTGATCGTCGCCGGCACGCTGCAGCTGGTCGCCGAGGCCCTCGTCTTCCTCGACGCCCACGGCGTCGACCGGTCCCGCGCCGTCGAGGTGCTGGCCGGCGGGCTGGCCGGCAGCGCCGTCCTCGACCGCAAGGCGACGGCCATGCTGGCGCACGAGTTCACCCCCGGCTTCCGGGTCGACCTGCACCACAAGGACCTCGGCATCGTCACCGCCGCCGCCCGCGACGCCGGCGTCGCCATCCCGGCCGGCTCCCTCGCGGCGACGCTGATGGCCGCGCTGCGCGCCCAGGGCCACGGCGACCTCGACCACAGCGCCCTGCTCCTGCAGGTCGAGCAGCTCTCCGGCCGCTCCGCCCCATGA
- a CDS encoding hydroxypyruvate isomerase family protein, which yields MRERLDAVRAAGFEAAEFWWPFPTATPGDAEVEAFVDAVRASGLALAGLNLFAGDLPAGERGVVSWPGREDELLASVRVAAYIGAELGCRNFNALYGNRLPGHDPAEQDAVAHRNLSVAAAELPGTVLIEPVSGIDAYPLHTAAQAVAVADRVGAPDVGLLLDVYHLSVNGDDVAAAIERFRGRIAHVQLADAPGRGAPGTGTLPLRAWVDDLVDGGYDGWMALEHVSDDADPFAWRTEGSWR from the coding sequence CTGCGCGAGCGGCTCGACGCGGTCCGCGCGGCCGGGTTCGAGGCGGCCGAGTTCTGGTGGCCGTTCCCCACCGCGACGCCCGGCGACGCCGAGGTCGAGGCGTTCGTCGACGCGGTCCGCGCGTCCGGGCTGGCGCTGGCCGGGCTCAACCTGTTCGCCGGCGACCTGCCGGCCGGCGAGCGCGGCGTCGTGTCGTGGCCCGGCCGCGAGGACGAGCTGCTGGCCAGCGTGCGGGTGGCGGCGTACATCGGCGCCGAGCTGGGCTGCCGCAACTTCAACGCGCTGTACGGCAACCGGCTGCCCGGCCACGACCCCGCCGAGCAGGACGCCGTCGCCCATCGCAACCTCTCCGTCGCGGCCGCCGAGCTGCCCGGGACCGTGCTGATCGAGCCGGTCAGCGGCATCGACGCCTACCCGCTGCACACGGCGGCGCAGGCAGTGGCCGTCGCCGACCGTGTGGGCGCGCCCGACGTCGGCCTGCTGCTCGACGTCTACCACCTGTCCGTCAACGGCGACGACGTCGCGGCGGCGATCGAGCGATTCCGCGGCCGCATCGCGCACGTCCAGCTCGCCGACGCGCCCGGACGGGGCGCGCCCGGCACCGGGACGCTGCCGCTGCGGGCCTGGGTCGACGACCTCGTCGACGGCGGCTACGACGGATGGATGGCACTGGAACACGTGAGCGACGACGCGGACCCGTTCGCGTGGCGCACGGAAGGGAGCTGGCGATGA
- a CDS encoding cellulase family glycosylhydrolase: MNRATRLAAALAVLVTSVILSGSPAAGAELPDYAVEPLPRIAAGPDRTLVNAETGEQFRPRGFNYVRLTPMPSKPAAPYHSTFEPGLYDAARAETALRDNWLRGYNTVRVFIDPGNGQDNAIGRPHGLGRGNADLSPADAAYLDNVADFVRLAAAYGIYVLPSLDVFPQNGYYRDIIVNSPHPVNVEGRNRSFMYEGYIRAKEEYLRVFTQEMKDRLGTFMSTFLALQLDNEAYLTSAEAPFHRFSGTVTVAGRSYDMAVPAQRQAAADNAFIAYADRGVAAVKAVDPELMVTMGAFTNLAVGKSFDGLSGRCGAVACADPRYPVRVSTVTRESDLDFFDIHTYLATGRTLAASLGSMEWSQVVGPVINGEFGTQRQWFGSIDAARHALVMHQLGSCDFGISGWLYWTWDTTEDATQRTFFNAVESGGVLATALSPKERPDPCRYLSGRVPAPLVPPSPRGQAATDAGAS; encoded by the coding sequence GTGAACCGCGCCACCCGGCTGGCCGCAGCGCTCGCCGTCCTCGTCACTTCCGTGATCCTGTCCGGCTCGCCCGCTGCCGGTGCCGAGCTGCCCGACTACGCCGTCGAGCCGCTGCCGCGAATCGCCGCCGGCCCGGACCGGACGCTGGTGAACGCCGAGACGGGTGAGCAGTTCCGCCCGCGCGGTTTCAACTACGTGCGCCTGACGCCGATGCCGTCGAAGCCGGCCGCCCCTTACCACTCGACGTTCGAGCCGGGGCTGTACGACGCCGCCCGTGCGGAGACCGCGTTGCGTGACAACTGGCTGCGTGGTTACAACACCGTCCGGGTGTTCATCGACCCGGGCAACGGGCAGGACAACGCGATCGGCCGGCCGCACGGGCTGGGCCGCGGCAACGCCGACCTGAGCCCGGCCGACGCCGCCTACCTCGACAACGTCGCCGACTTCGTCCGCCTCGCAGCGGCCTACGGCATCTACGTGCTGCCGTCGCTGGACGTGTTCCCGCAGAACGGCTACTACCGCGACATCATCGTGAACAGCCCGCACCCGGTGAACGTCGAAGGCCGGAACAGGTCGTTCATGTACGAGGGGTACATCCGGGCGAAGGAGGAGTACCTCCGCGTCTTCACCCAGGAGATGAAGGACCGTCTCGGCACCTTCATGAGCACGTTCCTCGCTCTGCAGTTGGACAACGAGGCCTATCTCACGTCCGCCGAGGCGCCGTTCCACCGGTTCAGCGGGACGGTGACCGTGGCCGGTCGCAGTTACGACATGGCCGTGCCGGCGCAGCGGCAGGCCGCCGCCGACAACGCCTTCATCGCCTACGCCGATCGCGGCGTGGCCGCTGTCAAGGCCGTCGACCCGGAGCTCATGGTCACCATGGGCGCGTTCACCAACCTGGCGGTCGGCAAGTCGTTCGACGGGCTGTCCGGCCGGTGTGGTGCGGTGGCGTGCGCGGACCCTCGGTACCCGGTGCGCGTCTCGACCGTCACCCGCGAGTCCGACCTCGACTTCTTCGACATCCACACCTACCTCGCCACCGGCCGCACGCTGGCGGCGTCGTTGGGTTCGATGGAGTGGTCGCAGGTCGTCGGGCCGGTGATCAACGGCGAGTTCGGCACCCAGCGGCAGTGGTTCGGCAGCATCGACGCCGCCCGGCACGCGCTGGTGATGCACCAGTTGGGCAGCTGCGACTTCGGCATCAGCGGCTGGCTGTACTGGACCTGGGACACGACGGAGGACGCGACGCAGCGGACGTTCTTCAACGCGGTGGAGTCGGGCGGGGTGCTGGCCACGGCGTTGTCGCCGAAGGAGCGGCCCGATCCGTGCAGGTACCTCTCCGGTCGCGTCCCCGCGCCGCTCGTGCCGCCGTCGCCGCGGGGTCAGGCCGCGACGGACGCCGGCGCCTCCTGA
- a CDS encoding ABC transporter ATP-binding protein: MDDSTRGGRTRSFTKDRSVTAHKLAPGTVRRILTFARPYKKQLAVFLGLILVDALLGAAQPLLFKLIIDEGVLKGDQGLVIGLAVAVAGLAVVTAAIGLTQRYVSAKIGQGLVHDLRSQVFAHVQRMPIAFFSRTQTGALVSRLNGDVQGAQQAFTSTLSTVVGNIATTATVLAAMFVLSWQITVAALILVPLFVLPAKLVGRKLADLTRERYELTADMGQTMTERFNVAGALLVKVFGRPEAESAEFDERAARVRDIGVTTAVYSRVLMTSLGLLAALATAFVYGLGGVLAIAGTLGVGTVVALTAYLGRLYGPITSLSNLQVDIMTTLVSFERVLEVLDLEPMVADAPGARPLPSDAASVEFDHVDFGYPAASEVSLASLESVAGLAGTPGGQVLHDVTFTARPGEMIALVGPSGAGKSTVTHLVSRLYDATGGTVRVGGHDVRDVTQQSLRDAIGVVTQDAHLFHTTLRANLGYARPGATDDEIWAALEAAQIAPLVRSLPDGLDTVVGERGYRLSGGEKQRLALARLLLKAPRIVVLDEATAHLDSESEAAVQRALETALAGRTSLVIAHRLSTVRDADQILVVDDGRIVERGTHDELLAAGGAYADLYRTQFRSQEAPASVAA, encoded by the coding sequence ATGGATGACTCCACTCGCGGCGGCCGGACTCGCTCCTTCACCAAGGACCGCTCCGTCACCGCCCACAAGCTCGCGCCGGGCACCGTCCGGCGCATCCTCACCTTCGCCCGCCCCTACAAGAAGCAGCTCGCCGTCTTCCTGGGCCTGATCCTGGTCGACGCGCTGCTCGGGGCCGCCCAGCCACTGCTGTTCAAGCTAATCATCGACGAGGGCGTCCTGAAGGGCGACCAGGGCCTGGTCATCGGCCTGGCCGTCGCGGTCGCCGGGCTCGCCGTCGTCACGGCGGCCATCGGGCTCACGCAGCGCTACGTCTCGGCCAAGATCGGCCAGGGGCTGGTGCACGACCTGCGCAGCCAGGTCTTCGCGCACGTCCAGCGCATGCCCATCGCGTTCTTCAGCCGTACCCAGACCGGCGCGCTGGTCAGCCGGCTCAACGGCGACGTGCAGGGCGCCCAGCAGGCGTTCACGTCCACGCTGTCGACGGTGGTCGGCAACATCGCCACGACGGCGACGGTGCTGGCCGCGATGTTCGTGCTGTCGTGGCAGATCACCGTCGCCGCGCTGATCCTGGTGCCGCTGTTCGTGCTGCCGGCCAAGCTGGTCGGACGGAAACTCGCCGACCTCACCCGCGAGCGGTACGAGCTCACCGCCGACATGGGCCAGACCATGACCGAGCGGTTCAACGTCGCCGGCGCGCTGCTGGTCAAGGTCTTCGGCCGGCCCGAGGCCGAGTCCGCCGAGTTCGACGAGCGGGCCGCCCGGGTCCGCGACATCGGCGTCACGACGGCGGTCTACTCGCGGGTCCTCATGACGTCGCTCGGCCTGCTCGCCGCGCTGGCGACGGCGTTCGTGTACGGCCTCGGCGGCGTGCTCGCCATCGCCGGCACGCTGGGCGTCGGCACCGTCGTCGCGCTGACGGCGTACCTCGGCCGGCTGTACGGGCCCATCACGTCGCTGTCGAACCTGCAGGTCGACATCATGACCACGCTGGTCAGCTTCGAACGGGTGCTCGAGGTGCTCGACCTCGAGCCGATGGTCGCCGACGCGCCCGGCGCGCGGCCGCTGCCGTCCGACGCCGCGTCGGTCGAGTTCGACCACGTCGACTTCGGTTACCCGGCCGCGTCCGAGGTCTCGCTCGCGTCGCTGGAGTCGGTGGCCGGCCTCGCCGGCACGCCGGGCGGCCAGGTGCTGCACGATGTCACGTTCACGGCGCGGCCGGGCGAGATGATCGCGCTGGTCGGGCCGTCCGGCGCCGGCAAGTCCACCGTCACCCACCTGGTGTCGCGCCTGTACGACGCCACCGGCGGCACGGTGCGGGTCGGCGGCCACGACGTCCGCGACGTCACCCAGCAGTCACTGCGCGACGCCATCGGCGTGGTCACGCAGGACGCGCACCTGTTCCACACCACGCTGCGTGCCAACCTGGGCTACGCCCGGCCCGGCGCCACCGACGACGAGATCTGGGCGGCGCTCGAGGCGGCCCAGATCGCCCCGCTGGTGCGGTCGCTGCCCGACGGCCTCGACACCGTCGTCGGCGAGCGCGGCTACCGGCTGTCCGGCGGCGAGAAGCAGCGGCTGGCGCTGGCCCGCCTGCTGCTCAAGGCGCCGCGCATCGTCGTGCTCGACGAGGCCACGGCGCACCTCGACTCCGAGTCCGAGGCCGCCGTGCAGCGGGCCCTCGAGACCGCGCTGGCCGGACGGACGTCGCTGGTCATCGCGCACCGGCTGTCCACCGTCCGCGACGCCGACCAGATCCTGGTGGTCGACGACGGCCGCATCGTCGAGCGCGGCACCCACGACGAGTTGCTGGCCGCCGGCGGCGCGTACGCCGACCTCTACCGCACGCAGTTCCGGTCTCAGGAGGCGCCGGCGTCCGTCGCGGCCTGA
- a CDS encoding MarR family winged helix-turn-helix transcriptional regulator: MDRELAGHIADLLTSANRRLRRASRAELERAGVTPSQLRVLRLLHAAGAPLRVSELARQLDVIPRSATSVVDLLEERGLVSRQPDPADRRAILVALTPPATDLLRALRASRAAGVAQLIDRLSPGEQAELARLLTVLTDDD, translated from the coding sequence GTGGACAGGGAGCTCGCCGGGCACATCGCCGACCTGCTGACCAGCGCGAACCGCCGCCTGCGCCGTGCGTCCCGGGCCGAGCTCGAACGCGCCGGCGTCACACCCAGCCAGCTGCGGGTGCTGCGGCTGCTGCACGCGGCCGGCGCGCCGCTGCGGGTCAGCGAACTGGCCCGTCAGCTCGACGTCATCCCGCGCTCCGCCACCTCGGTCGTCGACCTGCTCGAAGAGCGCGGCCTCGTCTCGCGGCAGCCCGACCCCGCCGACCGGCGGGCCATCCTGGTCGCCCTGACCCCTCCGGCCACCGACCTGCTGCGGGCCTTGCGCGCGAGCCGCGCCGCCGGGGTGGCGCAGCTGATCGACCGGCTCTCGCCGGGGGAGCAGGCCGAACTCGCCCGCCTGCTCACCGTCCTCACCGACGACGACTGA
- a CDS encoding MerR family transcriptional regulator, translating to MRIGELARLTAVSERSLRYYEQQGLLEATRTPGGHREYPPATVDRVIRIQELFAAGLNSATIAELLPCMRDADGGPAADATPWLEQELIAQRDRLDRAIGDLARSREVLDDVIKAATNR from the coding sequence GTGCGCATCGGTGAGCTCGCCCGGCTGACGGCGGTCAGCGAACGGTCGCTGCGCTACTACGAGCAGCAGGGCCTGCTCGAGGCCACCCGCACGCCCGGCGGACACCGCGAGTACCCGCCAGCGACCGTCGACCGCGTCATCCGCATCCAGGAGCTGTTCGCCGCGGGCCTCAACTCCGCCACCATCGCCGAGCTGCTGCCCTGCATGCGCGACGCCGACGGCGGCCCGGCCGCCGACGCGACGCCGTGGCTCGAACAGGAGCTGATCGCCCAACGCGACCGGCTCGACCGCGCCATCGGCGACCTCGCCCGGTCGCGCGAGGTCCTCGACGACGTCATCAAGGCCGCGACCAACCGCTGA
- a CDS encoding alkene reductase — MTANALFTPVDAGELRLPNRIVMAPMTRLRAAVDGTPTPEMAEYYAQRACAGLIVTEGIWPEPAGQSEWRVPGLSGERHVDGWRSVTAAVHAAGGVVVAQLMHGGRNGHPAARFDGSTPAGPSAVAKTEPVHLPDGTKAVPPTPLAMTRADIDRAVAAYVTAAANAVAAGFDGVEIHAANSYLPHQFLADNTNLRTDEYGGDVAGRIRFPLRVARAVADAVGAARTGIRLSPGNPQFEMSESDPAPVYRALLGELDPLGLAYLHLTDDDAYPALADLRPRWSGTLIANVGENRAPTTAEAAARVIDDGLADAVSFGRGFLVNPDLPYRLRHGLCWNPLDEAHLYTPGPVGYTDYPAVR; from the coding sequence ATGACTGCGAACGCCCTCTTCACGCCGGTCGACGCCGGCGAGCTGCGGCTGCCGAACCGCATCGTGATGGCCCCGATGACGCGGCTGCGGGCCGCGGTGGACGGGACGCCGACGCCGGAGATGGCCGAGTACTACGCCCAGCGCGCGTGCGCGGGGCTGATCGTCACCGAGGGGATCTGGCCCGAGCCGGCGGGGCAGAGCGAGTGGCGGGTCCCCGGCCTGAGCGGCGAACGGCACGTCGACGGATGGCGGTCCGTCACCGCCGCCGTCCACGCGGCCGGCGGCGTCGTCGTGGCCCAGCTCATGCACGGTGGCCGCAACGGCCACCCGGCCGCGCGGTTCGACGGATCGACGCCGGCCGGGCCGTCCGCGGTCGCCAAGACCGAGCCGGTGCACCTGCCGGACGGGACGAAGGCGGTGCCGCCGACGCCGCTCGCGATGACGCGCGCCGACATCGACCGGGCGGTCGCGGCGTACGTGACGGCGGCGGCGAACGCGGTCGCGGCCGGGTTCGACGGCGTCGAGATCCACGCCGCCAACAGCTACCTGCCGCACCAGTTTCTGGCCGACAACACCAACCTGCGCACCGACGAGTACGGCGGCGACGTGGCCGGGCGCATCCGCTTCCCGCTGCGGGTCGCCCGGGCCGTCGCGGACGCCGTCGGCGCCGCCCGGACCGGCATCCGGCTCTCGCCCGGCAACCCACAGTTCGAGATGAGCGAGAGCGACCCCGCCCCCGTCTACCGGGCGCTGCTCGGCGAGCTCGACCCGCTCGGCCTGGCCTACCTGCACCTCACCGACGACGACGCCTACCCCGCGCTGGCCGATCTGCGGCCACGGTGGTCCGGCACGCTGATCGCGAACGTCGGCGAGAACCGGGCGCCCACGACCGCCGAAGCCGCGGCTCGCGTCATCGACGACGGGCTGGCCGACGCGGTGTCGTTCGGGCGCGGCTTCCTCGTCAACCCGGACCTGCCGTACCGGTTGCGGCACGGGCTGTGCTGGAACCCGCTGGACGAGGCGCACCTCTACACCCCGGGCCCGGTCGGGTACACGGACTATCCGGCCGTGCGTTGA
- a CDS encoding aminoglycoside phosphotransferase family protein has translation MNPDPASIPAPTPRLDVVRLVDALSRTHGIELELVGPAPGGEVGAAFVRWPSGRMGVLTQVSDDSPAAAAALRATADVLGVARARGLPVPRYDLIAAAGGVHAVVQERLPGAPPRTVGQALVAQLVAAVQQWTGLLAERTELAPPPLYLTESRPGFCLHESLQHYDARTRRLLGQVREVGRTAASAAGTDLVHLDFHPGNVLVDTAGRITGIVDWDGWGRGDRWFSLEVLAFDLARRRAGAATRSRLDERIAAAVAPDRLLAYRAHLALRQVDWVIRHHGPAEVDVWLAIVADRFRP, from the coding sequence GTGAACCCCGACCCCGCCAGCATCCCCGCGCCCACGCCACGGCTCGACGTCGTGCGACTGGTCGACGCGTTGTCCCGCACCCACGGCATCGAGCTGGAGCTCGTCGGCCCCGCGCCGGGCGGCGAGGTCGGCGCCGCGTTCGTCCGCTGGCCGTCCGGCCGCATGGGGGTGCTCACCCAGGTGAGCGACGACTCGCCGGCGGCCGCGGCGGCGCTCCGGGCGACGGCGGACGTGCTCGGTGTCGCCCGGGCGCGCGGCCTGCCGGTGCCGCGCTACGACCTCATCGCCGCGGCCGGCGGGGTGCACGCGGTGGTCCAGGAACGGCTGCCCGGTGCCCCGCCGCGCACCGTCGGCCAGGCGCTGGTCGCGCAGCTGGTCGCGGCCGTGCAGCAGTGGACCGGCCTGCTCGCCGAGCGGACCGAGCTCGCGCCGCCCCCGCTGTACCTCACCGAGAGCAGGCCCGGCTTCTGCCTGCACGAGTCGCTGCAGCACTACGACGCCCGGACCCGACGACTGCTCGGCCAGGTCCGCGAGGTCGGGCGGACCGCCGCCTCGGCGGCCGGCACCGACCTCGTCCACCTGGACTTCCACCCCGGCAACGTCCTGGTCGACACCGCCGGCCGGATCACCGGCATCGTCGACTGGGACGGCTGGGGCCGCGGCGACCGCTGGTTCTCACTCGAGGTGCTGGCGTTCGACCTGGCGCGACGGCGGGCCGGTGCGGCGACGCGCAGCCGGCTGGACGAGCGGATCGCAGCCGCCGTCGCGCCGGACCGCCTGCTGGCGTACCGCGCCCACCTGGCGTTGCGTCAGGTCGACTGGGTGATCCGGCACCACGGCCCGGCCGAGGTCGACGTCTGGCTGGCGATCGTGGCGGACCGCTTCCGGCCGTGA
- a CDS encoding NUDIX hydrolase: MTDPTSEALENGPDVATIVVTSRGPKGPHVLLLHPADIESLEGEWAWVPPGGVRQPGEKIADCAARELREETGIVATPEPVRVDDPEVAVYRLDLPWGTPVELSAEYTASEWVPVDQVARRCQPADLLDTVRIGLDG; the protein is encoded by the coding sequence ATGACCGACCCGACCAGCGAGGCGCTCGAGAACGGCCCGGACGTCGCCACGATCGTCGTGACCAGCCGGGGGCCGAAGGGGCCGCACGTGCTGCTGCTGCACCCGGCCGACATCGAGTCCCTCGAGGGCGAGTGGGCCTGGGTGCCGCCCGGCGGCGTCAGGCAGCCGGGCGAGAAGATCGCCGACTGCGCCGCCCGCGAGCTACGCGAAGAGACCGGCATCGTCGCCACCCCCGAACCCGTCCGCGTCGACGACCCCGAGGTCGCCGTGTACCGCCTCGACCTGCCGTGGGGCACGCCCGTCGAGCTCAGCGCCGAGTACACCGCGTCCGAGTGGGTGCCGGTCGACCAGGTGGCGCGGCGCTGCCAACCGGCCGACCTGCTCGACACCGTCCGCATCGGCCTCGACGGCTGA
- a CDS encoding acyl-CoA desaturase gives MTALDAMTSTDTVQGRPRQRFVTDYAELSQRVRDAGLMRRRPVYYAIRAGLLAGAFAGAVAAFLALGDSWWQLLLAAGLGLLLTQAAYLGHDAAHRQIFVSGRRNELTALLLGNVVVGLSHGWWMSKHSRHHANPNKVDVDPDVEPAALVWTSDVAAQRRQDRGFSGWWVRRQGTLFFPLLLLAGLNMHVSGLRTVFGRGRVKFRAVEIPLLLARLVLYPVALFAFLSPGIAAAFLAVQLAVFGFSMGATFAPNHKGMPMIPKDLSLDYLRRQVLTSRNVRGGRFVDVAMGGLNFQVEHHLFPSMPSSSLRAARPIVRRFCAERGVTYTEAGVLESWRIVVRHLNRVGTTNVDLFECPMVAQLRAPA, from the coding sequence ATGACAGCTCTCGACGCCATGACCAGCACAGATACCGTCCAGGGCCGTCCGCGGCAGCGATTCGTCACCGACTATGCGGAGCTCTCCCAGCGTGTCCGCGACGCCGGCCTCATGCGGCGGCGTCCGGTCTACTACGCGATCCGGGCCGGCCTCCTGGCGGGGGCGTTCGCCGGCGCCGTGGCGGCGTTCCTCGCCCTGGGCGACTCGTGGTGGCAGCTGCTGCTGGCGGCCGGGCTCGGCCTGCTGCTGACCCAGGCGGCCTACCTCGGGCACGACGCGGCGCATCGGCAGATCTTCGTGTCGGGCCGGCGTAACGAGCTGACCGCGCTGCTGCTGGGCAACGTCGTCGTCGGGCTGAGCCACGGCTGGTGGATGTCCAAGCACAGCCGGCACCACGCCAACCCGAACAAGGTGGACGTCGACCCCGACGTCGAGCCGGCGGCGCTCGTGTGGACCAGCGACGTCGCGGCCCAACGGCGGCAGGACCGTGGATTCTCCGGGTGGTGGGTGCGGCGCCAGGGCACGTTGTTCTTCCCGCTGTTGCTGCTGGCCGGGCTGAACATGCACGTCAGCGGCCTGCGGACGGTGTTCGGGCGGGGCCGCGTGAAGTTCCGCGCGGTGGAGATCCCGCTGCTGCTCGCCCGCCTCGTCCTGTACCCCGTCGCGTTGTTCGCGTTCCTCTCGCCCGGCATCGCCGCCGCCTTCCTCGCGGTGCAGCTGGCGGTGTTCGGGTTCAGCATGGGCGCGACGTTCGCCCCGAACCACAAGGGCATGCCGATGATCCCCAAGGACCTCAGCCTCGACTACCTGCGCCGGCAGGTGCTGACCAGCCGCAACGTGCGCGGCGGCCGGTTCGTGGACGTCGCGATGGGCGGGCTGAACTTCCAGGTCGAGCATCACCTGTTCCCGAGCATGCCGAGCTCCAGCCTGCGCGCGGCCCGTCCGATCGTGCGGCGGTTCTGCGCCGAGCGCGGCGTGACCTATACCGAGGCGGGCGTGCTGGAGTCGTGGCGCATCGTGGTCAGGCACCTCAACCGGGTCGGCACCACGAACGTCGACCTGTTCGAGTGCCCCATGGTCGCCCAGCTGCGCGCGCCCGCCTGA